Proteins encoded by one window of Collimonas fungivorans:
- a CDS encoding heavy metal sensor histidine kinase: MKRSITARLVAMFAVAALLIFSLIGSALYGVLQRELARHQQDELNTRFLDTRYMIGHNGDPARWPRVQTKLDTLTPADGSIRYWVLSDDPRFEYGKGLADVEQLDRNPSGMGIMSLHGREYPLHTMVGTIEPFQERPAVRLIVAVDAAPYMHTLHTFMIALVGLSLLGVLLVMLLGYWIAQVGLRPLKQLSSAAQSLGPKTLSQRLQISPLPGELSDLTIAFNGVLERMEGAYNQLEAFNADVAHELRTPLANLIGETQVALSRQRTAPQFEEVLQSNLEELERLRSIINDMLFLARADQGEAATSLVRTSIAQEVGKTVEFFEFLLDDSKMTVKVAGDMSAEASIETSLFKRAMSNLLHNAIQHSSPGAAIAVTITEQPEVIRIAVSNPGKPIADNHLPRLFDRFYRVDAARNDKDQSQLHGHGLGLAIVKAIAKMHGGGVFADSTDGTTTIGFSIPASHATMP, from the coding sequence ATGAAGCGCTCCATCACCGCGCGCCTGGTGGCGATGTTTGCCGTAGCGGCGCTGCTGATTTTTTCCTTGATCGGCAGCGCGCTGTATGGCGTGCTGCAGCGCGAGCTGGCGCGCCATCAGCAGGACGAACTCAATACACGGTTCCTGGATACCCGCTACATGATCGGCCATAACGGCGACCCGGCACGCTGGCCGCGGGTGCAGACCAAGCTGGACACCCTGACGCCGGCCGACGGCAGCATCCGTTACTGGGTGCTGAGCGACGATCCCCGTTTCGAGTATGGCAAAGGCCTGGCCGATGTTGAGCAGCTGGACCGCAACCCGAGCGGCATGGGCATCATGTCGCTGCATGGCCGCGAATATCCGCTGCACACCATGGTAGGCACCATCGAGCCGTTCCAGGAGCGGCCCGCGGTGCGCCTCATCGTGGCGGTGGACGCCGCGCCTTACATGCACACCTTGCATACCTTCATGATTGCGCTGGTCGGCCTGTCCCTGCTGGGCGTGCTGCTGGTCATGCTGCTCGGCTACTGGATTGCGCAGGTCGGCTTGCGGCCGCTGAAACAGCTGTCCAGCGCAGCGCAGTCGCTGGGACCCAAGACCTTGTCGCAACGGCTGCAGATTTCGCCGCTGCCGGGCGAACTGTCGGACCTGACGATCGCCTTCAACGGCGTGCTGGAACGCATGGAAGGCGCATACAACCAGCTGGAGGCGTTCAACGCCGACGTTGCCCACGAACTGCGCACGCCGCTGGCCAACCTGATCGGCGAAACCCAGGTGGCCTTGTCGCGGCAACGCACGGCGCCGCAATTCGAGGAAGTGCTGCAATCGAACCTGGAAGAGCTGGAGCGCTTGCGCTCCATCATCAACGACATGCTGTTCCTGGCGCGCGCCGACCAGGGCGAAGCCGCCACCAGCCTGGTGCGCACCTCGATTGCGCAGGAAGTCGGCAAGACCGTGGAGTTTTTCGAGTTCCTGCTGGACGATTCGAAAATGACGGTCAAGGTGGCTGGCGACATGAGCGCCGAAGCCTCCATCGAAACCTCGCTGTTCAAGCGCGCAATGAGCAACCTGCTGCACAACGCGATCCAGCATTCCAGCCCTGGCGCCGCGATAGCAGTGACGATCACGGAGCAGCCTGAGGTGATCCGGATCGCGGTGTCGAATCCGGGCAAACCGATCGCCGACAATCACCTGCCGCGCCTGTTCGATCGTTTCTACCGGGTTGACGCCGCCCGCAACGACAAGGACCAGAGCCAGCTGCACGGCCACGGCCTGGGGCTGGCAATCGTCAAGGCGATCGCCAAGATGCATGGCGGCGGCGTGTTCGCCGACAGCACTGACGGTACGACTACGATAGGGTTCAGCATTCCCGCGAGCCACGCGACGATGCCTTGA
- a CDS encoding heavy metal response regulator transcription factor: MKILIVEDELKTADYLCKGLTEQGCAVDVAHNGVDGQHLALQHDYDVIVLDVMLPGIDGFTVLHALRAIKQTPVIMLTARDRVEDRIKGLQGGADDYLVKPFSFLELLARLQALTRRGRAFEPAQLRIADLQIDLISRKAYRANVRIDLTAKEFSLLAVLARRQGEILSKTAIAELVWDMNFDSNTNVVEVAIKRLRAKIDTPFSPKLLHTIRGMGYVLELRSQESNE; the protein is encoded by the coding sequence ATGAAAATACTGATCGTCGAAGATGAACTGAAGACGGCCGACTATCTGTGCAAGGGCCTGACCGAACAGGGCTGCGCCGTCGATGTCGCGCATAACGGCGTCGACGGCCAGCACCTGGCCCTGCAGCACGATTACGACGTCATCGTGCTGGACGTCATGCTGCCCGGCATAGACGGTTTTACGGTCCTGCACGCTTTGCGCGCCATCAAGCAGACCCCGGTCATCATGCTCACCGCGCGCGACCGCGTGGAAGACCGCATCAAAGGCCTGCAAGGCGGCGCCGACGATTACCTGGTGAAACCGTTTTCTTTCCTCGAACTGCTGGCGCGCCTGCAGGCGCTGACCCGGCGCGGCCGCGCTTTCGAACCGGCGCAGCTGCGGATTGCCGACCTGCAGATCGACCTAATCAGCCGCAAGGCTTACCGGGCCAATGTCCGCATCGACCTCACCGCCAAGGAGTTTTCCCTGCTGGCGGTGCTGGCGCGGCGCCAGGGTGAAATCCTGTCCAAGACCGCGATCGCCGAGCTGGTCTGGGACATGAATTTCGACAGCAACACCAACGTCGTCGAGGTCGCCATCAAGCGCTTGCGCGCCAAGATCGACACGCCGTTCAGCCCCAAGCTGCTGCATACCATACGCGGCATGGGTTATGTGCTGGAGCTGCGCAGCCAAGAGAGCAACGAATGA
- a CDS encoding efflux RND transporter permease subunit yields MSISAAFIKRPIGTTLLAIAIFLIGAAVWPLLPVAPLPQVDFPTIQVSANLPGGNPETMASSVAQPLERQFSLIAGLSQMTSTSSLGSTQITLQFDLNRSIDAAALDVQAAITAASGQLPANLPSPPTFRKVNPADSPILVMSVQSDALPLIQVNDFADNILAQQISQIPGVGLVNIGGVQKPSVRIQVDPTKLAAIGISLEDIRGVIANLTVNQPKGTVDGAKQSFTVYTNDQLLSAEPWNDMVLAYKNGAPIRVRDVGVAIDAAENLKVAGWAYAGAAAPAGNTITNGRSIVLAITKQPGANVIETVDRIKAALPRLQAAIPPTVHVNTLIDRTQTIRASVSDVEFTLVLTIALVVLVIFLFLRNVPATLIPSVTVPLALLGTAAIMFLLGFSLDNLSLMALTIAVGFVVDDAIVMLENIYRYVEEGMSPMEAAYKGAGEIGFTIISISVSLVAVFIPLLLMGGIVGRLFREFAITVTLTIAVSVVISLTLTPMLCSRFLKSHTAESHGRMYQMFERGFDAMLNGYKRGLHVVLRHQFITLMVFFATMAATVVLFVIIPKGFFPQQDTGFVYGFAESAQDSSFASMNKRMLALADVVRKDPDVTGFGMSGGGSTFNTGNFFISLKPKDEGRTASADEVIARLRPQLAKVQGVNLFLQAGQDINVGGRLSRTQYQYTVTDSNLDELNVWAPKLLNRFRQLPQLTDVASDQQNAAAAANLTIDRARASSFGITPALIDSTIYDAIGQRQVAQYFTQINSYHVILEVTPKLQEDPELFNKLYLTSPVTGQQVPLSTFVTIDTNKTSYLSISHQGQFPAVTISFNLAPNVALGEAVDAIQKAQAEMGVPATLTGAFQGTAKAFGDSLSSQPYLIAAALVAVYIVLGLLYESYIHPLTILSTLPSAGVGALLILMMGGYDLSVIALIGIILLIGIVKKNGIMMIDFALTAERQHGMKPEEAIYQACVLRFRPIMMTTMCALLSGLPLMLGHGAGSELRRPLGYAMVGGLVLSQALTLFTTPVVYLYLDRAHYWYMRRKEARQARKAARKAAA; encoded by the coding sequence ATGAGCATCTCCGCAGCCTTCATCAAACGGCCGATCGGCACCACGCTGCTCGCCATCGCAATTTTCCTGATCGGCGCCGCGGTATGGCCGCTGCTGCCGGTGGCGCCGCTGCCGCAGGTCGATTTCCCGACCATCCAGGTCTCAGCCAACCTGCCCGGCGGCAATCCGGAAACCATGGCGTCGAGCGTGGCGCAGCCGCTGGAGCGGCAGTTTTCCCTGATTGCCGGCCTGTCGCAAATGACGTCGACCAGCTCGCTCGGCTCTACCCAGATCACGCTGCAGTTCGACCTCAACCGCAGCATCGACGCCGCGGCGCTCGACGTGCAGGCGGCGATCACCGCCGCCAGCGGCCAGCTGCCGGCCAACCTGCCGAGCCCGCCGACCTTCCGCAAGGTGAATCCGGCCGATTCGCCGATCCTGGTGATGTCGGTGCAATCGGATGCGCTGCCGCTGATCCAGGTGAATGACTTCGCCGACAATATCCTGGCGCAGCAGATTTCGCAGATTCCCGGCGTCGGCCTGGTGAATATCGGCGGCGTGCAAAAACCGTCGGTGCGGATCCAGGTCGATCCGACCAAGCTGGCAGCGATCGGCATCAGCCTGGAAGATATCAGGGGCGTCATCGCCAACCTCACCGTCAACCAGCCGAAAGGCACGGTAGACGGCGCCAAGCAAAGCTTCACCGTGTACACCAATGACCAGCTGCTGAGCGCGGAACCGTGGAACGACATGGTGCTGGCCTACAAGAACGGCGCGCCGATCCGGGTGCGCGATGTCGGCGTCGCCATCGACGCCGCGGAAAATCTGAAGGTGGCCGGCTGGGCCTATGCCGGCGCCGCGGCGCCGGCCGGCAACACCATCACCAACGGCCGTTCGATCGTGCTGGCGATCACCAAGCAGCCTGGCGCCAACGTGATCGAAACCGTAGACCGCATCAAGGCTGCCTTGCCGCGCCTGCAAGCGGCGATCCCGCCGACAGTGCATGTCAACACCCTGATCGACCGTACCCAGACCATCCGCGCCTCGGTGTCCGACGTCGAGTTCACGCTGGTGCTGACCATCGCCCTGGTGGTGCTGGTGATCTTCCTGTTCCTGCGCAACGTCCCCGCTACCCTGATCCCCAGCGTGACCGTGCCGCTGGCGCTGCTCGGCACCGCGGCGATCATGTTCCTGCTCGGCTTCAGCCTCGACAACCTGTCGCTGATGGCGCTCACCATCGCGGTCGGTTTTGTGGTCGACGATGCGATCGTGATGCTGGAGAATATCTATCGCTATGTCGAAGAAGGCATGTCGCCGATGGAGGCGGCCTACAAGGGAGCGGGAGAAATCGGGTTTACGATTATTTCGATCTCGGTATCGCTGGTGGCGGTGTTCATCCCGTTGCTGCTGATGGGCGGCATCGTCGGCCGCCTGTTCCGCGAATTCGCCATCACCGTGACGCTGACGATTGCCGTCTCGGTGGTGATTTCGCTGACCTTGACGCCGATGCTCTGCTCGCGCTTCCTGAAATCGCATACGGCTGAATCGCATGGCCGCATGTACCAGATGTTCGAACGTGGTTTCGACGCCATGCTCAACGGCTACAAGCGCGGCCTGCACGTGGTGCTGCGCCATCAGTTCATCACCCTGATGGTGTTCTTCGCTACCATGGCTGCCACCGTGGTGCTGTTCGTGATTATCCCGAAAGGCTTTTTCCCGCAGCAGGACACCGGCTTCGTCTACGGCTTTGCCGAATCGGCGCAGGATTCCTCGTTCGCCTCGATGAACAAACGCATGCTGGCGCTGGCCGACGTCGTACGCAAGGATCCGGACGTCACCGGCTTCGGCATGAGCGGCGGTGGCAGCACTTTCAATACCGGCAACTTCTTCATCAGCCTGAAACCGAAAGACGAGGGACGCACCGCCAGCGCCGACGAAGTGATTGCACGCTTGCGGCCGCAACTGGCCAAGGTGCAAGGGGTCAACCTGTTCCTGCAGGCAGGCCAGGATATCAACGTCGGCGGCCGCCTGTCGCGCACCCAGTACCAGTACACCGTGACTGACTCAAACCTGGATGAACTGAACGTCTGGGCGCCGAAACTGCTGAACCGTTTCCGCCAGCTGCCGCAATTGACCGACGTCGCTTCCGACCAGCAGAACGCCGCGGCGGCAGCCAACCTGACCATCGACCGCGCGCGCGCTTCCAGCTTCGGCATCACGCCGGCGCTGATCGACTCGACCATCTACGACGCCATCGGCCAGCGCCAGGTTGCGCAGTACTTCACGCAGATCAACAGTTACCATGTGATCCTGGAAGTGACGCCCAAGCTGCAGGAAGATCCCGAACTGTTCAACAAGCTTTACCTGACTTCGCCGGTGACCGGCCAGCAGGTGCCGCTGTCGACCTTCGTCACCATCGACACCAACAAGACTTCCTACCTGTCGATCAGCCACCAGGGCCAGTTCCCGGCGGTGACGATCTCCTTCAACCTGGCGCCGAACGTGGCGCTGGGTGAAGCGGTCGATGCGATCCAGAAGGCACAGGCCGAGATGGGCGTGCCGGCTACCCTGACCGGCGCGTTCCAGGGCACGGCCAAGGCGTTCGGCGACTCGCTGTCGTCGCAGCCCTACCTGATCGCGGCAGCGCTGGTCGCGGTGTATATCGTGCTGGGCTTGCTGTATGAAAGTTATATCCATCCGCTGACGATCCTGTCGACCCTGCCTTCGGCCGGCGTCGGCGCCCTGCTGATCCTGATGATGGGCGGTTATGACCTGAGCGTGATCGCCTTGATCGGCATCATCCTGCTGATCGGCATCGTCAAGAAGAACGGCATCATGATGATCGACTTCGCCCTGACGGCGGAACGGCAGCACGGCATGAAGCCGGAAGAAGCGATCTACCAGGCCTGCGTGCTGCGCTTCCGGCCGATCATGATGACCACCATGTGTGCGTTGCTGAGCGGCCTGCCGCTGATGCTGGGCCACGGCGCCGGCTCCGAACTGCGGCGGCCGCTGGGTTACGCCATGGTGGGCGGCCTGGTGCTGTCGCAAGCGCTGACCTTGTTCACGACGCCGGTGGTGTATCTGTACCTGGACCGCGCACACTACTGGTACATGCGGCGCAAGGAAGCGCGCCAGGCGCGCAAAGCGGCCCGCAAGGCTGCGGCATGA
- a CDS encoding efflux RND transporter periplasmic adaptor subunit, producing MTSTLSKPRSTLLITAAILVLIGAAGWIMVHKADAQGTPKVAPGAISVSTVAVKQQDVPMYLSGVGTVTSNASVTVKARIDGQLDKVGFVEGQDVKAGQLLAQIDPRTLQAQLDQAVAQKAKDQAQLVNSRLDLQRYTTLVQQDAATQQTLDATRAQVNQLQAAVQADEAQINFAKVQLSFTRILAPISGRVGARLVDPGNIVHAADANGLVVINQIDPIAVVFTLPEETFQSINNALRGSQKPLSVLTYARNSSAMLAQGNLALLNNQIDTSTGTVQLKGIFQNPSHVLWPGQYVNVRLVLGDRKQALTVPAAAVQRSQDGTYIYVVDADSTVKIQPVQVANIQDGVAVIDKGVDAGQRVVVDGQYKLKPGAKITEASAVAAPAAATDKTSKAGK from the coding sequence ATGACCTCCACACTTTCCAAACCACGTTCGACGCTGCTGATCACCGCCGCGATACTGGTCCTGATCGGCGCCGCCGGCTGGATCATGGTGCACAAGGCCGATGCCCAGGGCACGCCAAAGGTCGCCCCTGGCGCCATCTCGGTCAGCACCGTCGCCGTCAAGCAACAGGATGTGCCGATGTACCTGAGCGGCGTCGGTACGGTGACCTCGAATGCCAGCGTCACCGTCAAGGCCCGCATCGACGGCCAGCTCGACAAAGTGGGTTTTGTCGAAGGCCAGGACGTCAAGGCCGGCCAGCTGCTGGCGCAGATCGATCCGCGTACGCTGCAGGCGCAGCTGGACCAGGCCGTGGCGCAAAAAGCCAAGGACCAGGCGCAGCTGGTCAACTCCCGGCTTGACCTGCAACGCTACACCACCCTGGTGCAGCAAGACGCCGCCACCCAACAGACGCTGGACGCCACGCGAGCCCAGGTCAACCAGCTGCAAGCCGCGGTGCAAGCCGATGAAGCGCAGATCAACTTCGCCAAGGTGCAGCTCAGCTTTACCCGCATCCTGGCGCCGATCAGCGGCCGGGTCGGCGCACGCCTGGTCGACCCTGGCAATATCGTCCATGCCGCTGACGCCAACGGCCTGGTAGTGATCAACCAGATCGACCCGATCGCCGTGGTGTTCACCTTGCCGGAAGAAACCTTCCAGAGCATCAACAATGCCCTGCGCGGCAGCCAGAAGCCGCTCAGCGTGTTGACCTATGCGCGCAACAGCAGCGCCATGCTGGCCCAGGGCAACCTGGCGTTGCTCAACAACCAGATCGACACCAGCACCGGCACGGTGCAGCTGAAAGGCATTTTCCAGAATCCGTCGCATGTGCTGTGGCCGGGCCAGTACGTCAATGTCAGGCTGGTGCTGGGTGACCGCAAGCAGGCATTGACGGTGCCGGCAGCAGCAGTGCAGCGCAGCCAGGACGGCACTTACATATATGTGGTCGACGCTGACAGCACGGTGAAAATCCAGCCGGTCCAGGTTGCCAACATCCAGGACGGCGTGGCGGTTATCGACAAGGGCGTGGACGCGGGACAACGGGTAGTGGTCGACGGCCAGTACAAGCTGAAACCCGGCGCCAAGATCACTGAAGCCAGCGCAGTAGCTGCTCCTGCCGCCGCCACAGACAAAACAAGCAAGGCCGGCAAATGA